The following coding sequences are from one Aeromicrobium duanguangcaii window:
- a CDS encoding glycosyltransferase gives MDTHDPILLPGGRQFAATHNVPHTFGGMTSALLRRSSAFDWLADTPVDVVTFTWNFDQPEIEAHLRAQGMLSERVRVRNAWYEMGTVKEVPSGLSNTRQEALGAFDPLDVKHEVRPGVRRRFSDEGRVLQTDLLRPDGSLAISDRRDPHARGTVDGRSIVLCDAEGRPVVGWSAVHEFYRAWLDHVVGGEEATFIVDGKRVVPIFADWHNPHANLVHLVHASHLAPGARRPFDRVERTRWRALTTVTEWDGFVVLSASQHADLDALLQVGDRVDIVPNATNLPEGDPADLLRDDRVPTEGVAVGSLSPRKRHQHAIAAIARLRDAGLAVSLDIYGRGPQEEPLTARITAAGLTEQVRLLGFDRAAVERFATASFFTLTSSAEGFPLVMAEGMSRGCIPIAYDIAYGPADIVEDGVSGFLVPAGDVAALAAAIERVVTMPSHERAAMRRAAVASSQRFADGPITAQWAAVFETARSRRLSRGPAITVKVREHRLSRSADGIRAEVSFTVSGARRNADVSAAVQVRERNRSVLLRAVGPVHRRRFSRVRRTVVELTGPSVEWIPGGWPTQAVLEVEVEGRVKRVILGPITEG, from the coding sequence ATGGACACGCACGACCCGATCCTGTTGCCCGGCGGTCGGCAGTTCGCGGCCACGCACAACGTCCCGCACACCTTCGGCGGCATGACCTCGGCGCTGCTGCGCCGCAGCAGCGCCTTCGACTGGCTCGCCGACACCCCGGTCGACGTGGTCACCTTCACGTGGAACTTCGACCAGCCCGAGATCGAGGCGCACCTGCGCGCCCAGGGGATGCTCTCGGAGCGGGTCCGTGTGCGCAACGCCTGGTACGAGATGGGCACTGTCAAGGAGGTCCCGTCGGGCCTGTCGAACACCCGACAGGAGGCTCTCGGCGCCTTCGATCCGCTCGACGTCAAGCACGAGGTGCGTCCGGGAGTGCGCCGGCGCTTCAGCGACGAGGGCCGCGTCCTGCAGACCGACCTCCTGCGCCCCGACGGCTCCCTCGCGATCAGCGACCGACGAGACCCGCACGCCCGCGGCACGGTCGATGGCCGCTCCATCGTGCTGTGCGACGCCGAGGGCCGGCCCGTCGTCGGCTGGTCCGCGGTGCACGAGTTCTACCGCGCCTGGCTCGACCATGTGGTCGGCGGCGAGGAGGCCACCTTCATCGTCGACGGCAAGCGCGTCGTCCCGATCTTCGCCGACTGGCACAACCCCCACGCGAACCTCGTGCACCTGGTGCACGCCTCCCATCTGGCCCCCGGGGCACGCCGCCCGTTCGACCGGGTGGAGCGCACCCGCTGGAGGGCGCTGACCACCGTCACGGAGTGGGACGGGTTCGTCGTGCTCTCCGCCAGCCAGCACGCCGACCTGGATGCTCTGCTGCAGGTCGGCGATCGCGTGGACATCGTCCCGAACGCCACCAACCTCCCCGAGGGCGACCCGGCCGACCTCCTTCGTGACGACCGAGTCCCCACCGAGGGGGTCGCTGTCGGCAGCCTGAGCCCTCGCAAGCGCCACCAGCACGCGATCGCCGCCATCGCGCGCCTTCGCGACGCGGGCCTGGCGGTGTCACTCGACATCTACGGCCGGGGCCCGCAGGAGGAGCCGCTCACCGCACGGATCACCGCAGCCGGTCTCACCGAGCAGGTGCGCCTGCTGGGCTTCGACCGTGCCGCCGTCGAGCGCTTCGCCACGGCCTCCTTCTTCACCTTGACCAGCAGCGCCGAGGGATTCCCCCTGGTGATGGCCGAAGGGATGTCGCGCGGCTGCATCCCGATCGCCTACGACATCGCCTACGGTCCCGCCGACATCGTGGAGGACGGAGTCTCCGGGTTCCTGGTTCCGGCCGGCGACGTCGCCGCCCTCGCTGCGGCGATCGAGCGCGTCGTGACCATGCCGAGCCACGAGCGGGCCGCGATGCGCCGTGCAGCGGTCGCGTCCTCGCAACGGTTCGCCGACGGTCCGATCACGGCTCAGTGGGCCGCCGTCTTCGAGACCGCCCGGTCCCGGCGCCTGTCCCGGGGACCGGCGATCACCGTGAAGGTGCGCGAGCACCGACTGTCCCGCAGCGCGGACGGGATCCGTGCCGAGGTGTCGTTCACCGTCTCGGGCGCTCGCCGCAATGCCGACGTGAGCGCGGCCGTGCAGGTCAGGGAGAGGAATCGCTCGGTCCTGCTGCGCGCCGTCGGGCCCGTGCACCGCCGGCGCTTCTCGCGGGTCCGGCGCACGGTCGTCGAGCTGACGGGTCCCTCGGTCGAGTGGATCCCCGGCGGATGGCCGACTCAGGCCGTCCTCGAGGTCGAGGTCGAGGGCCGGGTCAAGCGCGTCATCCTCGGCCCGATCACCGAGGGCTGA
- a CDS encoding endonuclease/exonuclease/phosphatase family protein yields the protein MRLRPAAVAMASILAVGLLAGPGVTAPAGAAGSRCAAHGEVVRETSAGGRLAGRTPLLVASYNTAGYNSSARTQAPWEARADRLVGMILRCSPDVIGLQEASEAWMQRRAFGQRNYSQYEHVVDLMNARTAGAPYRVTNAYREFCPTTGRNPAVWNGTYKGAQAPWRTCTTAPGRSSSDNRTIYDSRVMTVVSRGSARLSRATSNVRTVDWTVFRLNANGKLFAFANTHFDAKYRGKPITSSASNAFRRKQAAQAMAVVRKVRAYGGRTLPVVVTGDLNSSGRTMARTGADVMTKGGLVDLLGTDRRVYRSKSTKWRGSCRSVGSTSSLGAVGNPRVPLHVTRRITAYYNTSNAMAGKKAGTAVNRCMFKDKRFKRPRGASAKSYYRHQGVRIDYILTSGFLGRGWETVVDANLRRAKYRVTPPSDHNMVAATLAF from the coding sequence ATGCGTCTGCGCCCCGCCGCCGTGGCGATGGCCTCGATCCTGGCCGTCGGCCTGCTCGCGGGACCGGGCGTCACGGCGCCCGCCGGTGCCGCGGGCTCCCGCTGCGCCGCCCACGGTGAGGTCGTCCGCGAGACCTCGGCGGGCGGCCGCCTCGCCGGTCGCACGCCTCTGCTGGTCGCGTCCTACAACACCGCCGGCTACAACAGCTCCGCCCGCACGCAGGCACCGTGGGAGGCGCGGGCCGACCGCCTCGTCGGCATGATCCTGCGTTGTTCCCCGGACGTCATCGGCCTGCAGGAGGCCTCGGAGGCGTGGATGCAGCGTCGTGCCTTCGGCCAGCGCAACTACAGCCAGTACGAGCACGTCGTCGACCTGATGAACGCACGCACCGCCGGTGCGCCGTACCGGGTGACGAACGCGTATCGCGAGTTCTGCCCGACGACGGGACGCAACCCCGCCGTCTGGAACGGGACGTACAAGGGCGCGCAGGCACCGTGGCGCACGTGCACCACGGCGCCGGGCCGCAGCTCGTCGGACAACCGCACGATCTACGACTCCCGGGTCATGACCGTGGTCAGCCGGGGCTCGGCGCGGCTGTCCCGAGCGACCTCGAACGTGCGCACCGTCGACTGGACCGTCTTCCGGCTGAACGCGAACGGCAAGCTGTTCGCGTTCGCGAACACCCACTTCGACGCGAAGTACCGCGGGAAGCCCATCACCTCGTCGGCCTCGAACGCCTTCCGCCGAAAGCAGGCCGCGCAGGCGATGGCCGTCGTGCGGAAGGTGCGGGCGTACGGCGGGCGGACGCTGCCGGTCGTCGTCACCGGTGACCTGAACAGCTCGGGGCGCACGATGGCCAGGACGGGCGCCGACGTCATGACGAAGGGCGGGTTGGTCGACCTGCTGGGCACCGACCGCCGGGTGTACCGCTCCAAGAGCACGAAGTGGCGCGGGTCGTGCAGGTCCGTCGGCTCGACCAGCAGCCTGGGCGCCGTCGGCAACCCACGCGTGCCGTTGCACGTGACCCGACGGATCACGGCGTACTACAACACCTCGAACGCGATGGCGGGCAAGAAGGCGGGCACGGCCGTCAACCGCTGCATGTTCAAGGACAAGAGGTTCAAGCGGCCGCGCGGCGCCAGTGCGAAGTCGTACTACCGCCACCAAGGTGTGCGGATCGACTACATCCTCACGTCGGGCTTCCTGGGCCGTGGCTGGGAGACCGTCGTGGACGCGAACCTGCGCCGCGCGAAGTACCGGGTGACCCCTCCGTCGGACCACAACATGGTCGCCGCGACGCTCGCGTTCTGA
- a CDS encoding general stress protein, translated as MAQIFSLEYPQSLGVYDDYAAAQKAVDHLSDHDFPVENVLIVGTDLKQLERVTGRLTWGRVILSGVAGGAWFGLLIGLLLGIFAAEGQWLEAVLTGVILGVVWGAIIAAVGYAMSRGQRDFSSVKTILPSKYELLVEHKYLAQGQTLLGEMPGAATTL; from the coding sequence ATGGCCCAGATCTTCTCGTTGGAGTACCCGCAGTCGCTCGGCGTCTATGACGACTACGCGGCCGCCCAGAAGGCGGTCGACCACCTCTCGGACCACGACTTCCCGGTCGAGAACGTCCTCATCGTCGGCACCGATCTCAAGCAGCTCGAGCGCGTGACCGGCCGGCTGACCTGGGGTCGGGTGATCCTCAGCGGTGTCGCCGGCGGCGCCTGGTTCGGCCTCCTGATCGGCCTGCTGCTGGGCATCTTCGCGGCCGAGGGGCAATGGCTCGAGGCGGTCCTGACCGGCGTGATCCTGGGCGTCGTGTGGGGCGCCATCATCGCCGCCGTCGGGTACGCGATGAGCCGCGGGCAGCGCGACTTCTCGAGCGTCAAGACCATCCTGCCGAGCAAGTACGAGCTGCTCGTCGAGCACAAGTACCTCGCGCAGGGCCAGACCCTGCTGGGCGAGATGCCCGGAGCGGCGACCACACTCTGA
- a CDS encoding MaoC family dehydratase, which yields MSKTNPGNFFEDFTLGQVIDHATPRTITEGDRAVYGSLYPTRFAVPSSAAFAASVGLDPHPVEDLIGFHVAFGKTVPDVSLNAVANLGYAECRFHRPIVPGDTISTSSEVIGLKQNSNGKTGVVHVRSTATNQRGEVVIDWARWVMVHKRNVEAPAPETVVPELAPFVAPEDLILPEGLDFTGYDFSAAGEPHRFDDYEVGEKIDHVDGVTLTESEHQQATRLWQNTAKVHFNVEARPDGNRLIYGGHVISMARALSFNGLANAQLIAAINAGAHTAPAFAGDTVYAWSEVLDKAETSAPGVGALRLRLVATKGRDESMTLKGEDGKYAPGVLLDLDYWALVPR from the coding sequence ATGAGCAAGACGAACCCGGGCAACTTCTTCGAGGACTTCACTCTCGGGCAGGTGATCGACCACGCGACACCGCGCACGATCACCGAGGGAGACCGGGCGGTCTACGGCTCGCTCTACCCGACCCGGTTCGCCGTGCCGTCCTCGGCCGCGTTCGCCGCGTCCGTCGGCCTCGACCCCCACCCGGTCGAGGATCTCATCGGCTTCCATGTCGCCTTCGGCAAGACCGTCCCGGACGTCTCGCTCAACGCCGTCGCGAACCTCGGGTACGCCGAGTGCCGCTTCCACCGGCCGATCGTGCCCGGCGACACGATCTCGACCTCGTCCGAGGTCATCGGGCTCAAGCAGAACTCCAACGGCAAGACCGGCGTCGTCCACGTGCGCTCGACCGCCACGAACCAGCGCGGCGAGGTCGTCATCGACTGGGCCCGCTGGGTCATGGTGCACAAGCGGAACGTCGAGGCGCCCGCGCCCGAGACCGTCGTGCCCGAGTTGGCGCCCTTCGTCGCGCCCGAGGACCTGATCCTCCCCGAGGGGCTCGACTTCACCGGTTACGACTTCTCCGCGGCCGGAGAGCCGCACCGCTTCGACGACTACGAGGTCGGCGAGAAGATCGACCACGTCGACGGCGTGACCCTGACCGAGTCGGAGCACCAGCAGGCCACGCGGCTGTGGCAGAACACCGCGAAGGTGCACTTCAACGTCGAGGCCCGTCCCGACGGCAACCGGCTGATCTACGGCGGCCACGTCATCTCGATGGCGCGTGCGCTGTCGTTCAACGGACTGGCCAACGCCCAGCTGATCGCGGCCATCAACGCCGGGGCGCACACGGCCCCGGCGTTCGCCGGCGACACGGTCTACGCCTGGAGCGAGGTGCTCGACAAGGCCGAGACCTCGGCGCCGGGCGTCGGTGCGCTGCGCCTGCGCCTGGTGGCCACGAAGGGTCGCGACGAGTCGATGACGCTCAAGGGCGAGGACGGCAAGTACGCGCCCGGCGTGCTGCTCGACCTCGACTACTGGGCACTCGTGCCACGCTGA
- a CDS encoding sulfotransferase encodes MPLAKDVALKVPAVRRLKEDRDALQAEVRQLRSEAEDLRRQLRIERDDKEYSYVFIVTYGRTGSTLLQGLLNSIPGYLIRGENDGALEWMHESYRRMEKRIGTKQGSQPVNPWFGLDNYSPDEAAASVRRHLQQVFIKPEPDTRVTGFKEIRWWRRDLVETLEFTRQVFPGARFVLNTRNPEDVVRSKWWAKYDRDEALAKVADYDGRLERAHRELGDLTYPLHYDDYVADPGVFEGLFQWLGESFDREQVDRVMATRHSVG; translated from the coding sequence ATGCCCCTCGCCAAGGACGTCGCCCTCAAGGTCCCTGCCGTTCGGCGCCTCAAGGAGGACCGTGACGCTCTCCAGGCCGAGGTGAGGCAGTTGCGCAGCGAGGCCGAGGACCTGCGGCGCCAGTTGCGCATCGAGCGGGACGACAAGGAGTACTCCTACGTCTTCATCGTGACGTACGGCCGCACCGGCTCGACGCTCCTGCAGGGGCTGTTGAACTCCATTCCGGGGTACCTCATCCGGGGTGAGAACGACGGCGCCCTGGAGTGGATGCACGAGAGCTACCGCCGCATGGAGAAGCGGATCGGGACGAAGCAGGGAAGCCAGCCGGTCAACCCGTGGTTCGGCCTGGACAACTACTCGCCGGACGAGGCTGCGGCCTCGGTCCGTCGCCACCTGCAGCAGGTCTTCATCAAGCCCGAGCCGGACACCCGGGTCACGGGCTTCAAGGAGATCCGCTGGTGGCGTCGCGACCTGGTCGAGACGCTCGAGTTCACGCGACAGGTGTTCCCCGGCGCGCGGTTCGTGCTGAACACGCGCAACCCCGAGGACGTCGTCAGGAGCAAGTGGTGGGCCAAGTACGACCGCGACGAGGCGCTGGCGAAGGTGGCCGACTATGACGGGCGTCTGGAGCGCGCGCACCGCGAGCTGGGCGACCTGACCTACCCGCTGCACTACGACGACTACGTCGCGGACCCCGGCGTCTTCGAGGGCCTGTTCCAGTGGCTGGGTGAGTCCTTCGACCGCGAGCAGGTCGACCGGGTCATGGCGACCCGGCACTCCGTGGGCTGA
- a CDS encoding acyl-CoA dehydrogenase family protein, whose protein sequence is MGRLVSTEGLTEEQVEILKVVRQFVEKEIIPVATDLEHKDEYPTDIVEGLKELGIFGLMIPEEFGGLGESLLTYALVVEEIARGWMSVSGVINTHFIVAYMLIQHGTEEQKAKYLPKMATGEVRGAFSMSEPSLGSDVAAISTKATKLDDGSYEITGQKMWLTNGGSSTLVAVLTKTDEGADSVYKNMTTFLVEKEPGFGETAQGVTVPGKIEKMGYKGIDTTEMILEKHKIGADQILGGTPGKGFYQMMDGVEVGRVNVGARAVGIANRAFELGIAYAQQRETFGKPIAQHQAILFRLAEMATKVEAAHTMVVRAARLKDSGKRMDVEAGMAKMLASEYCNEVVEASFRIHGGYGYSKEYEIERLYREAAFMLIGEGTSDIQKMIIGRNLLKDYKL, encoded by the coding sequence ATGGGGCGTCTTGTCAGTACCGAGGGTTTGACCGAAGAGCAGGTCGAGATCCTCAAGGTCGTGCGTCAGTTCGTCGAGAAGGAGATCATCCCGGTCGCGACGGACCTGGAGCACAAGGACGAGTACCCGACCGACATCGTCGAGGGCCTGAAGGAACTGGGCATCTTCGGCCTCATGATCCCCGAGGAGTTCGGTGGACTCGGCGAGTCGCTGCTGACCTACGCGCTGGTGGTCGAGGAGATCGCGCGCGGCTGGATGAGCGTCTCGGGCGTCATCAACACGCACTTCATCGTGGCCTACATGCTGATCCAGCACGGCACCGAGGAGCAGAAGGCCAAGTACCTGCCCAAGATGGCCACCGGCGAGGTCCGCGGCGCGTTCAGCATGAGCGAGCCCTCGCTGGGCTCGGACGTCGCGGCGATCAGCACGAAGGCCACGAAGCTCGACGACGGCTCGTACGAGATCACCGGCCAGAAGATGTGGCTGACGAACGGTGGCTCGTCGACGCTGGTCGCGGTGCTGACCAAGACCGACGAGGGCGCCGACAGCGTCTACAAGAACATGACCACCTTCCTGGTCGAGAAGGAGCCCGGCTTCGGCGAGACGGCTCAGGGCGTCACCGTCCCGGGCAAGATCGAGAAGATGGGCTACAAGGGCATCGACACGACCGAGATGATCCTGGAGAAGCACAAGATCGGTGCTGACCAGATCCTCGGCGGCACGCCCGGCAAGGGCTTCTACCAGATGATGGACGGCGTCGAGGTCGGCCGCGTCAACGTCGGCGCCCGCGCCGTCGGCATCGCGAACCGCGCCTTCGAGCTGGGCATCGCGTACGCCCAGCAGCGTGAGACGTTCGGCAAGCCGATCGCCCAGCACCAGGCCATCTTGTTCCGCCTGGCCGAGATGGCCACCAAGGTCGAGGCCGCGCACACCATGGTCGTGCGCGCCGCCCGCCTGAAGGACTCCGGCAAGCGCATGGACGTCGAGGCCGGCATGGCCAAGATGCTCGCCAGCGAGTACTGCAACGAGGTCGTCGAGGCGTCGTTCCGCATCCACGGCGGCTACGGCTACTCCAAGGAGTACGAGATCGAGCGCCTCTACCGCGAGGCCGCGTTCATGCTCATCGGCGAGGGCACGTCCGACATCCAGAAGATGATCATCGGTCGCAACCTGCTCAAGGACTACAAGCTCTGA
- a CDS encoding glycosyltransferase has product MHRLSHLRSAVSRRLRPSGASAASAGQVRDARAESRRWAQAYEQLLAAAQGRRPGKPPREVPEDAVAGVAKRRDPALTDWLLAGTEPSVAYARAAREIVLGQGAPRGQAFADALVARLGGAPGHLAAATVAYHRKLTALADHHFSQVTESEALTAAPLELVGTLFACDPKRAQATVERWLAEDLDLGTQTWFDALRHVWPTGDAELTARLHERVVATHEATGSPGWADAELHITWIDRWRGATRGRSLPTPTGRVPFAVIDYVQPGRTKTSQNIGDHIQTLASLGHVARHQNLRWHGEEGLPELLGDLQQRVRPELRLDTAAGDVELYRMERDASSFQAFPEGTWLLEFGWHMHDLLASGVWDFPLHPNLRPIFVSFHCNKRALLTEESLEYLRTYGPIGCRDWTTVDLLLSLDVPAFFSGCITTSVSTVFPELSERPEPATVYVDHVRGPVPKGQRNIKQSRAIVKRRSFIENMREAITLLEWYRTNFTDVVTMRLHCYLPTRSLGLAVDFQPKFNADIRFNGLYDIDDREFDAIRARMIERLQPVLAAILSGAGEDDVYALWRETVAGEVAAARARHDAVIALDAPGASAAELVAPLAVQDAPVGADAVDVVLVAAERDLARLPTFLTAAAAASSRPLRFHVLAPLADPGVSAPTGHEVRWVDTTSVPAAERKAVEVLVPELLGGVRRAVLLPMDAIVLGDLAELAGLDLGGHAVAARDTTLPGASGFQVFYDAARRLDDDPHGAYDFYRRVHARHVFDFDAYDTAVLVLDLERLRAEGFTDEMLTHVRAFGLTTREALHLYAGPHRAAVPPQWAHVPTREHLDEEPSLVHWADRAKPWSGTYVARQELWPTTAAAPVSPR; this is encoded by the coding sequence GTGCACCGCCTCTCGCACCTTCGTTCGGCCGTCTCCCGTCGTCTCCGGCCCTCGGGCGCATCCGCGGCCTCGGCTGGGCAGGTTCGCGACGCGCGAGCCGAGTCGCGTCGGTGGGCGCAGGCGTACGAGCAGCTGCTGGCCGCAGCGCAGGGCCGCCGTCCGGGCAAGCCTCCTCGTGAGGTGCCCGAGGACGCCGTGGCCGGAGTCGCCAAGCGGCGCGATCCTGCGCTGACCGATTGGCTCCTCGCCGGCACCGAGCCGTCCGTCGCCTACGCACGCGCTGCTCGGGAGATCGTTCTCGGGCAGGGCGCGCCCCGCGGGCAGGCCTTCGCCGACGCACTGGTCGCCCGTCTGGGAGGCGCGCCGGGGCATCTGGCCGCCGCCACCGTCGCATACCACCGCAAGCTGACCGCTCTGGCGGACCACCACTTCTCGCAGGTCACGGAGTCCGAGGCGCTGACCGCCGCGCCCCTGGAGCTGGTCGGCACGCTGTTCGCCTGCGACCCCAAGCGAGCGCAGGCCACCGTCGAGCGCTGGCTCGCCGAGGACCTCGACCTCGGGACGCAGACCTGGTTCGATGCCCTGCGCCACGTGTGGCCGACGGGCGATGCCGAGCTCACCGCGCGCCTGCACGAGCGGGTCGTCGCGACCCACGAGGCCACCGGATCCCCGGGCTGGGCGGATGCCGAGCTGCACATCACCTGGATCGATCGTTGGCGCGGCGCGACCCGCGGACGCAGCCTCCCGACGCCCACCGGCCGGGTGCCGTTCGCGGTCATCGACTACGTGCAGCCGGGCCGCACCAAGACGTCACAGAACATCGGCGACCACATCCAGACCCTCGCGAGCCTCGGTCACGTCGCCCGTCACCAGAACCTGCGCTGGCACGGCGAGGAAGGCCTTCCCGAACTGCTCGGCGACCTGCAGCAGCGCGTCCGCCCCGAGCTGCGGCTGGACACGGCCGCCGGTGACGTCGAGCTCTACCGGATGGAGCGCGACGCTTCCTCCTTCCAGGCCTTCCCCGAGGGCACCTGGCTGCTGGAGTTCGGCTGGCACATGCACGACCTGCTGGCGTCGGGCGTCTGGGACTTCCCGCTGCACCCGAACCTGCGGCCGATCTTCGTGTCGTTCCACTGCAACAAGCGCGCGCTGCTCACCGAGGAGTCACTGGAGTACCTGCGCACCTACGGCCCCATCGGCTGCCGCGACTGGACGACGGTCGACCTGCTGCTGTCGCTGGACGTTCCGGCGTTCTTCTCCGGGTGCATCACCACGAGCGTCAGCACCGTGTTCCCCGAGCTGAGCGAGCGTCCTGAGCCGGCCACCGTGTACGTCGACCACGTGCGTGGGCCGGTGCCGAAGGGCCAGCGCAACATCAAGCAGAGCCGTGCCATCGTCAAGCGCCGCTCGTTCATCGAGAACATGCGCGAGGCGATCACCCTGCTGGAGTGGTACCGGACCAACTTCACCGACGTCGTGACGATGCGCCTGCACTGCTACCTGCCGACGCGCTCACTGGGCCTCGCGGTCGACTTCCAGCCCAAGTTCAACGCCGACATCCGGTTCAACGGGCTGTACGACATCGATGACCGGGAGTTCGACGCGATCCGCGCCCGGATGATCGAGCGGCTCCAGCCGGTGCTCGCCGCGATCCTGTCCGGCGCCGGAGAGGACGACGTGTACGCGCTGTGGCGCGAGACCGTCGCCGGCGAGGTCGCCGCCGCGCGCGCCCGGCACGATGCCGTCATCGCGCTCGACGCCCCCGGCGCGAGCGCCGCCGAGCTGGTCGCGCCGCTGGCCGTCCAGGACGCGCCGGTCGGAGCGGACGCGGTCGACGTGGTGCTGGTCGCCGCCGAGCGCGACCTTGCGCGGCTGCCGACCTTCCTGACGGCCGCCGCTGCCGCGAGCTCGCGGCCGCTGCGCTTCCACGTGCTGGCCCCGCTGGCCGATCCCGGCGTGAGCGCGCCCACCGGACACGAGGTGCGATGGGTCGACACCACGTCGGTCCCGGCTGCGGAGCGCAAGGCCGTCGAGGTGCTGGTTCCCGAGCTGCTCGGCGGTGTGCGTCGCGCCGTGCTGCTGCCGATGGATGCGATCGTTCTGGGCGACCTCGCCGAGCTCGCCGGCCTCGACCTGGGAGGGCACGCCGTGGCGGCCCGCGACACGACGTTGCCGGGTGCGAGCGGGTTCCAGGTGTTCTACGACGCGGCCCGGCGGCTCGACGACGACCCGCACGGGGCCTATGACTTCTACCGCAGGGTGCACGCCCGGCACGTGTTCGACTTCGACGCGTACGACACCGCCGTGCTGGTGCTGGACCTGGAGCGGCTGCGCGCCGAGGGATTCACCGACGAGATGCTGACGCACGTGCGGGCGTTCGGGCTCACCACGCGTGAGGCGCTCCACCTCTACGCGGGTCCACATCGTGCCGCGGTGCCGCCGCAGTGGGCTCACGTTCCGACGCGCGAGCACCTCGACGAGGAGCCGAGCCTGGTGCACTGGGCCGACCGCGCCAAGCCGTGGTCGGGCACGTACGTGGCGCGCCAGGAGCTCTGGCCCACCACGGCGGCGGCGCCGGTCAGCCCTCGGTGA
- a CDS encoding TylF/MycF/NovP-related O-methyltransferase: MSPMVSLREFARGLTPGSRLKEAEREVERLRRRAKSDQQEGNELARELKRAQRVTQKLRARVAALEDELLDSRVPEHVAATVRRVRAEHLTYLALPHLSTLARAVLDIEADGVPGALVEAGTARGGSAIVMAAAKSPARPMYVYDVFDQIPPPSDRDGADVHERYATIADGRARGVGGELYYGYRDDLYAEVSESFTRLGVPPETSSVQLVKGLFQDTIDLDEPIALAHLDGDWYDSTMTCLERIAPLISPGGRIVLDDYYAWSGCREAVDDYLAARPGFRREARGRLHLVRED; the protein is encoded by the coding sequence ATGTCGCCCATGGTGTCGCTGAGGGAGTTCGCTCGTGGTCTGACGCCGGGCTCGCGCCTGAAGGAGGCCGAGCGCGAGGTCGAGAGGCTGCGCCGGCGGGCGAAGTCCGACCAGCAGGAGGGGAACGAGCTGGCGCGCGAGCTGAAGCGCGCGCAGCGAGTCACCCAGAAGCTGCGTGCCCGGGTGGCCGCCCTCGAGGACGAGTTGCTCGACTCCCGGGTCCCCGAGCACGTCGCCGCCACGGTTCGCCGGGTGCGCGCCGAGCACCTGACCTACCTGGCGCTCCCCCACCTGTCGACGCTGGCGCGCGCGGTGCTCGACATCGAGGCCGACGGTGTCCCCGGCGCGCTCGTGGAGGCCGGCACGGCGCGGGGTGGCTCGGCCATCGTGATGGCGGCGGCGAAGTCCCCGGCTCGCCCGATGTACGTCTACGACGTGTTCGACCAGATCCCGCCCCCGTCGGATCGCGACGGCGCCGATGTCCACGAGCGCTACGCGACGATCGCGGACGGCCGGGCCCGGGGCGTCGGTGGCGAGCTCTACTACGGCTACCGCGACGACCTGTACGCCGAGGTGAGTGAGAGCTTCACCCGCCTGGGCGTCCCGCCCGAGACGTCGAGCGTCCAGCTGGTGAAGGGCCTGTTCCAGGACACGATCGATCTGGACGAGCCGATCGCGCTGGCCCACCTGGATGGCGACTGGTACGACTCCACGATGACCTGCCTCGAGCGGATCGCGCCGCTGATCTCACCCGGCGGGCGGATCGTCCTGGACGACTACTACGCGTGGTCGGGCTGCCGCGAGGCGGTCGACGACTACCTCGCTGCGCGCCCGGGCTTCCGTCGCGAGGCGCGCGGGCGCCTGCACCTGGTCCGCGAGGACTGA